A section of the Streptomyces sp. CG1 genome encodes:
- a CDS encoding DUF6207 family protein, with protein MNDPAWGSSTWGFTEFRSEPTSIAEHTTRDAGRPGVRLQMYTDLRQALEDDTPPEPTLAAE; from the coding sequence CTGAATGATCCTGCGTGGGGGTCTTCTACCTGGGGTTTCACAGAATTCCGGTCAGAGCCAACCTCAATTGCCGAGCACACCACCCGGGATGCCGGTCGGCCCGGTGTGCGGCTGCAGATGTACACCGACCTGCGGCAGGCCCTCGAGGACGACACCCCGCCGGAGCCGACGCTTGCCGCAGAGTAA
- a CDS encoding ribosomal protein L7/L12 codes for MSVEEPGFAVLVTEPGKGGQEALQAVRAVTGLSLWRGKLLLDRAPVTVLEEAPLDWASVAARRLQDAGVPAAIRCTWCDRTLPRDGRLLDPGPCASRFWPTAHCQANCLASCDCEFCSTYGPTVLTLWLQAHPVTE; via the coding sequence GTGTCCGTGGAGGAGCCAGGGTTCGCCGTGCTTGTGACCGAGCCCGGGAAGGGCGGACAGGAGGCTCTGCAGGCAGTCAGAGCGGTGACCGGACTGAGCCTGTGGCGTGGCAAGCTTCTACTCGACCGCGCCCCTGTGACGGTTCTGGAAGAAGCCCCGCTCGACTGGGCGAGCGTGGCGGCCCGGCGGCTGCAGGACGCCGGCGTCCCTGCAGCAATCCGCTGTACCTGGTGCGACAGGACGCTGCCCCGCGATGGGAGGCTGCTCGACCCAGGCCCCTGTGCATCCCGCTTCTGGCCGACCGCCCATTGCCAGGCGAACTGTCTCGCCAGCTGTGATTGCGAGTTCTGCAGCACCTACGGGCCGACCGTCCTGACCCTGTGGCTGCAGGCTCATCCCGTGACTGAATGA
- a CDS encoding peptidoglycan-binding protein — protein MLRRAKAAVGLVLGLTGAVAGATTATAAPAQQVPTQTVAVETVAVQAVNNLGLTTGEAQSVQCYVRDAGFNPGTIDGQLGSNSWKAWQGFLNDRGFNAGTVDGEVGPNTISGLQRFLNTLGYDTGGVDGIAGTKTRAAWKAFSRLGNGTDGSWC, from the coding sequence ATGCTCAGACGTGCAAAGGCCGCTGTCGGCCTGGTCCTCGGTCTGACCGGCGCCGTCGCCGGCGCAACCACAGCCACCGCCGCACCCGCCCAGCAGGTACCCACCCAGACCGTCGCCGTCGAGACCGTCGCCGTCCAGGCCGTCAACAATCTCGGCCTCACCACCGGCGAAGCCCAGAGCGTGCAGTGCTATGTCCGCGACGCCGGATTCAACCCCGGCACGATCGATGGCCAGCTCGGCTCCAACAGCTGGAAAGCCTGGCAGGGCTTCCTCAACGACCGCGGATTCAACGCGGGAACCGTCGACGGCGAGGTCGGTCCCAACACCATCAGCGGCCTCCAGCGCTTTCTCAACACCCTCGGCTACGACACCGGCGGCGTCGACGGCATCGCCGGCACCAAGACCAGGGCCGCATGGAAGGCGTTCTCCCGTCTCGGCAACGGCACCGACGGAAGCTGGTGCTGA